The Enterococcus sp. 7F3_DIV0205 genome has a window encoding:
- the pheT gene encoding phenylalanine--tRNA ligase subunit beta has protein sequence MLVSYKWLSEYLDLSEISAKELSDQMSLTGIEVEGIEVPEEGLKKIVVGEVKECVPHPNSDHLSICQVDIGEEELSQIVCGAPNVKVGIKVIVALPGSRITGNQKIKKGKMRGEVSNGMICSLQELGYSDSVIPKAYSEGIYYMPQDAVNGDDVFSYLDMDDHIIELSITPNRADALSMRGVAYEVGAIYRQTPKFNDEVLEEDASENAAEYISVEVEDKKDVPAYQIRIIKDVKIAESPMWLQTRLMNEGIRPINNVVDITNYILLLFGQPLHAFDYDKLQSKNILVRRGKPEEEIVTLDGETRKLSTENIVITNGEKPVALAGVMGGADSEITDETTTVALEFALFDSLSVRRTSKEFNLRSESSSRFEKGINHATIGEAGDIAAAMIAKLANGTVVSGKAIGSDLTIEEVAVSVTVSRINEYLGTEMNQEIVSEIFDTLGFTYELNQDKFNVMVPPRRWDIKIEADLIEEVARIYGYDNLPSTLPKGETVAGSLTSGQELVRKIKGLLEGCGASEAISYALTTEEKSLQFMMRDSQITRLQWPMSEERSVLRMNLISGLLDDVAYNVARKNNNVALYEIGRVFYQDNDPKKELPHEENHLGIALSGNKVVKDWQTKEVPVDFYTIKGMLEVLFDSVGIKDKITYEATKDNQELHPGRTALVKLNDAVIGFIGQVHPTIAKEYEIPETYVAELNLQAIIEEENDALVYQQISKFPAVSRDIALLVDETVMSQELVETISKHAGKFLQSVHLFDVYQGDNIAEGKKSMAYSLTFVNAEATLVDEEINQSMEKVEKALVEQFNVTIR, from the coding sequence ATGTTAGTATCTTATAAATGGTTAAGTGAATATTTAGACCTATCAGAAATTTCTGCTAAAGAGTTATCGGATCAAATGTCTTTAACAGGAATCGAAGTTGAAGGAATTGAAGTACCAGAAGAAGGATTGAAAAAAATAGTTGTCGGTGAGGTCAAAGAATGTGTTCCTCATCCTAATTCAGATCATCTGTCGATTTGCCAAGTGGATATCGGTGAAGAAGAATTGTCGCAAATTGTTTGTGGTGCGCCAAATGTTAAAGTTGGCATCAAAGTGATCGTAGCTTTACCAGGATCTCGCATTACTGGTAACCAAAAAATTAAAAAAGGGAAAATGCGTGGCGAAGTTTCAAATGGTATGATTTGTTCTTTACAAGAATTAGGTTATTCCGATAGTGTTATTCCTAAAGCTTATTCTGAAGGAATTTATTATATGCCGCAAGATGCTGTTAATGGTGATGATGTCTTTTCCTATTTAGATATGGATGATCATATTATCGAATTGTCAATTACACCAAATCGTGCGGATGCGCTAAGTATGCGCGGTGTTGCCTATGAAGTAGGGGCTATTTACCGTCAAACACCTAAATTTAACGATGAAGTTTTAGAAGAAGACGCTAGCGAAAATGCTGCTGAATATATATCCGTAGAAGTTGAAGATAAAAAAGATGTCCCTGCTTATCAAATCAGAATTATCAAAGATGTTAAAATTGCAGAAAGCCCAATGTGGCTACAAACACGTTTGATGAATGAAGGAATTCGTCCGATTAATAACGTAGTGGATATAACAAACTATATTCTTTTATTATTTGGACAACCACTGCATGCATTTGATTATGACAAATTACAAAGTAAAAATATTTTAGTAAGACGTGGGAAACCAGAAGAAGAAATCGTTACTTTAGACGGTGAAACGCGAAAACTTTCGACTGAAAACATCGTCATTACTAATGGGGAAAAGCCTGTAGCATTAGCTGGTGTAATGGGTGGAGCCGATTCAGAAATTACGGATGAAACAACAACGGTTGCTTTGGAATTTGCTTTGTTCGATTCACTTTCAGTTCGCAGAACCTCCAAAGAATTTAATCTACGTAGTGAATCTTCCAGTCGATTTGAAAAAGGCATCAATCATGCAACGATTGGTGAAGCAGGGGATATAGCTGCAGCTATGATCGCTAAGTTAGCTAATGGAACAGTTGTTTCAGGGAAAGCAATTGGATCTGATCTAACCATTGAAGAGGTCGCGGTCAGTGTGACGGTTTCGCGAATCAATGAATATTTAGGAACTGAGATGAATCAAGAAATTGTTAGCGAAATTTTCGATACACTAGGATTTACTTATGAACTTAATCAGGATAAATTCAATGTAATGGTTCCTCCTAGACGCTGGGATATCAAGATTGAAGCGGATTTGATCGAGGAAGTTGCGCGAATTTACGGTTATGATAACCTACCATCTACTTTACCAAAAGGGGAAACTGTAGCAGGGAGTTTAACAAGTGGTCAAGAATTAGTTCGTAAAATAAAAGGCTTATTAGAAGGCTGTGGTGCAAGTGAAGCCATCAGTTATGCCTTGACAACAGAAGAAAAATCCCTTCAATTTATGATGAGAGACAGTCAAATAACTCGTCTACAATGGCCAATGAGTGAAGAACGTTCTGTCTTAAGAATGAACTTGATTTCAGGGTTACTAGATGATGTAGCGTATAATGTTGCACGTAAAAATAACAATGTTGCTCTTTATGAAATTGGACGAGTATTCTATCAAGATAACGATCCTAAAAAAGAATTGCCTCATGAAGAAAATCATTTAGGAATCGCATTATCAGGGAATAAAGTTGTAAAAGATTGGCAGACAAAAGAAGTACCCGTCGATTTTTATACAATCAAAGGGATGCTGGAAGTGTTATTTGATTCTGTAGGAATTAAAGATAAAATAACTTATGAAGCGACAAAAGATAACCAAGAGCTGCATCCAGGGAGAACTGCTTTAGTGAAATTAAATGACGCGGTCATTGGGTTTATTGGTCAAGTTCATCCGACAATCGCAAAAGAGTATGAGATTCCTGAAACCTATGTCGCTGAGTTGAACCTTCAAGCTATTATTGAAGAAGAAAATGATGCGTTAGTTTATCAACAAATTTCAAAATTCCCAGCAGTTTCAAGAGATATTGCTTTACTAGTTGATGAAACAGTAATGAGTCAAGAATTGGTTGAAACAATTTCTAAACATGCTGGAAAATTCTTGCAGTCTGTTCATTTGTTTGATGTTTATCAGGGAGATAACATTGCTGAGGGCAAAAAATCAATGGCATACAGCTTAACATTTGTAAATGCAGAAGCAACTTTGGTTGATGAAGAAATCAATCAATCAATGGAAAAAGTGGAAAAAGCTTTAGTTGAACAATTTAATGTCACGATTCGTTAA
- a CDS encoding amino acid ABC transporter permease: MSFSEQMSQLLTGNNLRFLFDGLKLTLYISFVSIILSTIFGTILAVLRNRKSGPLKFLASLYIEIVRNIPNLLWIYVIFLIFKIKSTPAGIVSFTVFTTAALAEIIRGGLNGVDKGQKEAARSQGFSKFQILLYIVLPQAIRNVLPAIVSQFVTVIKDTSFLYSVIALQELFGKSYILMGRYAQTGQVFAIYGLVALMYFVINFSISQFSRWLSRNWA; this comes from the coding sequence ATGTCTTTTTCAGAACAAATGAGTCAACTTCTGACCGGCAATAATTTGCGCTTTTTATTTGATGGTTTGAAGCTTACTCTGTATATTTCTTTTGTATCAATTATTTTAAGCACTATTTTTGGCACTATTTTAGCTGTTTTACGGAATCGAAAATCTGGTCCCTTGAAGTTTTTGGCTAGTCTATATATTGAAATCGTGCGGAATATCCCTAATCTACTGTGGATTTATGTTATTTTCTTGATTTTTAAAATCAAATCGACACCGGCTGGTATCGTTAGTTTTACAGTTTTCACAACAGCCGCTCTAGCTGAAATCATTCGCGGAGGATTAAACGGTGTTGATAAAGGACAAAAGGAAGCTGCTCGATCACAAGGATTTAGCAAATTCCAAATTCTTTTGTATATCGTCTTACCCCAAGCAATCCGTAATGTGTTGCCAGCAATCGTTTCTCAGTTTGTAACGGTCATTAAAGATACTAGTTTTTTATATTCTGTTATTGCTTTACAGGAGCTGTTCGGAAAATCCTATATTTTAATGGGACGTTACGCACAAACAGGACAAGTTTTTGCTATTTACGGACTTGTAGCTTTGATGTATTTCGTGATTAACTTTTCCATTTCTCAGTTTTCTAGATGGTTATCTAGAAACTGGGCATAA
- a CDS encoding amino acid ABC transporter permease, with product MFVIATAGPFALFRWEALLKDWKLFADAFLYTILLAIGSLIVAMLLGIFFGSLSAMRNKVLNLVSRIYVEFFQNTPLLIQFIVVYYGFPLISPLLTFSTTTIAIICVGLYHGAYISEVVRSGIGAVPKGQFEAAYSQGFSYGKTMRYVVLPQAWRIMLPPLTNQIVNLIKNTSTVAIISGADVMFTANSWSSINLNYIPAFAVAGFLYFILCFPLAKLARKLEENNKKAYTR from the coding sequence ATGTTTGTTATAGCAACTGCTGGACCATTTGCGCTCTTTAGATGGGAAGCATTACTTAAAGACTGGAAACTTTTTGCTGATGCTTTTCTCTATACAATTTTATTAGCTATAGGCTCACTAATTGTTGCGATGCTACTAGGAATTTTTTTCGGTAGTCTTTCTGCAATGCGAAATAAAGTACTGAATCTAGTCAGTCGAATTTACGTTGAGTTTTTCCAAAATACACCATTATTGATTCAATTTATTGTCGTTTATTATGGTTTTCCGTTGATTAGTCCTCTCTTGACCTTTTCGACAACCACTATTGCTATCATTTGCGTCGGTCTTTATCATGGTGCCTACATTTCAGAGGTCGTTCGTTCTGGAATCGGAGCAGTTCCTAAAGGGCAATTTGAAGCAGCGTATTCACAAGGTTTTTCTTATGGTAAAACGATGCGTTATGTCGTCTTACCACAAGCTTGGCGTATTATGTTACCACCATTAACAAACCAAATCGTCAACCTGATTAAAAATACGTCAACTGTGGCAATCATTTCAGGCGCTGATGTCATGTTTACCGCCAATAGTTGGTCATCGATCAATTTAAATTATATACCCGCTTTTGCTGTAGCAGGATTTCTTTATTTTATCCTTTGCTTCCCATTAGCTAAACTAGCTCGTAAACTAGAAGAAAACAATAAGAAAGCTTATACCAGATAG
- a CDS encoding transporter substrate-binding domain-containing protein, whose translation MKKTKKLLSALSLTLLLGLVVGCGSGGDSTADSNNKGTTDIQKIKDAGVIKVGVKEDVPNFGYMNPDTNKNEGMEPDIARLIAKELTGSEDNVEFVGVTAKTRGPLLDNGELDMVIATFTITDERKETYNFTTPYYKDEVGFLVRKSDKFTDTASLDGKTIGVVQSATTKEAIEKQAKKLGVSFKYQELGSYPELKTALTSKRIDAFSVDKSILTGYVDDSTEILKDGFSPQEYGVATKKSNTELNDFLNKSIEKWEKDGTLEKIYKNWNLD comes from the coding sequence ATGAAAAAAACAAAAAAATTATTAAGTGCATTATCTCTTACTTTATTACTTGGTTTAGTTGTAGGATGCGGCAGTGGCGGAGATTCTACAGCTGATTCTAACAATAAAGGAACAACGGACATTCAAAAAATTAAAGATGCCGGCGTTATCAAAGTAGGCGTTAAAGAAGATGTCCCAAATTTTGGTTATATGAATCCCGACACAAATAAAAACGAAGGTATGGAACCTGACATTGCCCGCTTGATTGCTAAAGAATTGACTGGTAGCGAGGACAATGTAGAATTTGTTGGCGTAACAGCTAAAACGCGCGGACCGTTATTAGACAATGGGGAGTTAGATATGGTCATCGCTACATTCACTATCACTGATGAACGTAAAGAAACGTATAACTTTACAACACCGTACTATAAAGATGAAGTTGGCTTTTTAGTTAGAAAATCAGATAAATTTACTGATACTGCAAGTTTGGATGGAAAAACAATTGGTGTTGTTCAATCTGCTACAACCAAAGAAGCAATTGAAAAACAAGCAAAAAAACTGGGTGTCTCATTTAAATATCAAGAACTTGGTTCCTATCCAGAACTAAAAACTGCCCTAACGTCAAAAAGAATTGATGCCTTTTCCGTTGATAAATCTATCTTAACTGGCTACGTCGATGATAGTACAGAAATCCTTAAGGATGGTTTCTCGCCACAAGAATATGGGGTTGCTACTAAGAAATCAAATACTGAGTTAAATGACTTCTTAAATAAATCGATTGAAAAGTGGGAAAAAGATGGGACTTTAGAAAAAATTTACAAAAACTGGAATCTGGACTAA
- a CDS encoding amino acid ABC transporter ATP-binding protein, whose protein sequence is MISLEHVNKYFGDHHVLKDVSLNVNEGEKIVIIGPSGSGKSTLIRCINRLEKVTDGHIFVDGIDITKPKAPVQQVRQKVAMVFQSFNLYAHKTIIQNLTLAPIKVKGVSKEEATKTGMEYLERVGLADKANAYPAQLSGGQQQRVAIARALNMHPEIILFDEPTSALDPEMIQEVLDVMVDLSKQNITMICVTHEMGFARQVADKVIFMDDGQIIETGTPEHFFTSTQNERAKEFLSKIIHN, encoded by the coding sequence ATGATTTCGTTGGAACATGTCAATAAGTATTTTGGAGATCATCATGTATTGAAAGATGTTTCTTTAAATGTCAACGAAGGAGAGAAGATTGTTATCATAGGGCCATCTGGTTCTGGTAAAAGTACTTTGATTCGTTGCATAAATCGTTTAGAAAAAGTCACTGATGGTCACATATTTGTCGATGGTATCGATATTACGAAACCTAAGGCACCCGTTCAACAGGTACGTCAAAAAGTAGCGATGGTTTTTCAAAGTTTTAACTTATATGCTCACAAAACGATTATACAAAACCTGACTTTAGCACCCATCAAAGTCAAAGGTGTTAGTAAAGAAGAAGCAACAAAAACCGGCATGGAGTACTTAGAACGGGTTGGATTAGCCGACAAAGCGAATGCTTACCCTGCTCAACTTTCTGGCGGTCAGCAACAACGTGTGGCGATTGCGCGAGCGTTGAATATGCATCCAGAAATTATTTTGTTTGACGAGCCGACTTCGGCTCTTGATCCAGAAATGATTCAAGAAGTGTTAGACGTTATGGTTGATTTATCTAAACAAAATATTACGATGATTTGTGTCACACATGAAATGGGATTTGCGCGTCAAGTAGCTGACAAAGTCATTTTTATGGATGACGGTCAAATCATTGAGACAGGTACGCCTGAGCATTTCTTTACTAGCACTCAAAATGAACGCGCAAAAGAGTTTTTAAGTAAAATCATTCATAATTAA
- the racE gene encoding glutamate racemase gives MNKHEAIGFIDSGVGGLTVVKEALRQLPNERLIYLGDTARCPYGPRPAEQVIQFTWEMTNFLLEKKIKMLVIACNTATAVALEEIKAQLNIPVVGVILPGTRAALKATKNNRIGVIGTAGTIKSSAYEEALKSKAPSTFVSSLACPKFVPIVESNEFHSSVAKKIVSETLNPLQLKKLDTLILGCTHYPLLRPLIQNVMGNQVTLIDSGAETVSEVSMLLDYFDIANSPQSKNEPNEFYTTGSANMFKTIADDWLNLEKLTVQQVRLSQFNR, from the coding sequence TTGAATAAACATGAAGCAATAGGATTTATAGATTCTGGGGTCGGTGGGCTCACGGTGGTTAAAGAAGCGCTAAGGCAACTACCTAATGAACGCTTGATCTATCTTGGAGATACAGCACGGTGTCCTTATGGACCCAGACCGGCTGAACAAGTAATTCAATTTACATGGGAAATGACAAATTTTCTTTTAGAGAAAAAAATTAAAATGTTAGTGATTGCTTGCAATACTGCGACAGCTGTTGCACTAGAGGAAATTAAAGCACAATTAAATATACCAGTTGTTGGGGTGATTTTACCTGGCACCAGGGCTGCATTGAAAGCTACGAAAAATAATCGTATTGGTGTTATTGGTACTGCTGGCACAATTAAAAGTAGTGCTTATGAGGAGGCGTTAAAAAGTAAGGCTCCTAGTACATTTGTTTCTAGTTTGGCATGTCCAAAATTTGTACCAATTGTTGAAAGTAATGAATTTCATTCTTCTGTAGCGAAAAAAATTGTATCTGAAACCTTAAATCCACTACAATTGAAGAAGCTAGATACACTGATTTTGGGTTGCACTCATTATCCGTTATTAAGGCCTTTGATTCAAAATGTAATGGGGAATCAGGTGACGTTGATTGATTCAGGAGCTGAAACAGTTAGTGAAGTAAGTATGCTGTTGGATTATTTTGATATCGCAAATAGCCCGCAGTCTAAAAATGAACCAAATGAATTTTATACAACAGGATCTGCCAATATGTTTAAGACAATTGCGGATGATTGGCTAAATTTAGAAAAACTGACGGTTCAGCAAGTACGATTATCACAATTTAACCGATGA
- the rph gene encoding ribonuclease PH, with the protein MRHDGRQAKELRGITIETNVYKHPEGSVVISFGDTKVICSATVEEKVPPFLRGEGTGWVTAEYSMLPRATNTRNIRESAKGKLTGRTMEIQRLIGRSLRAVIDLKKLGERSIIVDCDVIQADGGTRTASITGAFVAMKIAVEKMLKAGVLQEDPIKEYLAAVSAGILSDGECVLDLDYTEDSAADVDMNLVMTESGNFVELQGTGEEATFSGDELNSLLFYGKTGIEHLIAYQKEALMHQVTEKTFPSETKTIVIATRNPGKAKEFKRIFAEKGYSVKTLLDYPELPDVEETGKTFEENARLKAETIASILKQPVLADDSGLIVDALDGMPGIFSARFAGEPTNNAANNAKLLHELTGVPQEKRTATFHCTLVFAAPDKNSLVVEGDWAGEIGTIPRGDHGFGYDPLFFIPEEQKTAAELSDDRKNEISHRGKAVAKLKDQWENWLKN; encoded by the coding sequence ATGAGACATGATGGAAGGCAAGCCAAGGAATTAAGGGGAATTACTATTGAAACCAATGTTTACAAGCATCCAGAGGGATCTGTAGTAATTTCTTTTGGTGATACGAAAGTGATTTGTTCTGCAACCGTGGAAGAAAAGGTACCACCGTTTTTAAGAGGTGAAGGGACGGGATGGGTAACCGCCGAATATAGCATGCTTCCAAGAGCTACTAATACAAGAAATATTCGTGAAAGTGCCAAAGGAAAATTGACTGGTAGAACAATGGAAATCCAACGATTGATTGGGCGTTCCTTAAGAGCCGTTATCGATTTGAAAAAATTAGGGGAACGAAGTATTATCGTTGATTGTGATGTTATCCAAGCCGATGGCGGTACTCGTACTGCAAGCATTACTGGTGCTTTTGTAGCAATGAAAATCGCAGTTGAAAAAATGCTAAAAGCAGGCGTTTTACAAGAGGACCCAATTAAAGAATACTTAGCAGCAGTTAGTGCTGGCATTTTAAGTGATGGCGAGTGTGTTCTTGATTTAGATTATACGGAAGATTCTGCTGCTGATGTGGATATGAATTTAGTGATGACGGAATCTGGTAATTTTGTTGAACTTCAAGGTACTGGTGAAGAAGCAACGTTTTCAGGAGATGAACTAAATTCGTTATTGTTCTATGGAAAAACAGGGATTGAGCACCTGATCGCTTACCAAAAAGAAGCTTTGATGCACCAAGTAACAGAAAAGACGTTTCCATCAGAAACGAAAACAATCGTTATCGCAACTAGAAATCCAGGAAAAGCCAAAGAGTTTAAGAGAATATTTGCTGAAAAAGGCTATTCTGTAAAAACGTTGTTAGATTATCCTGAACTACCAGATGTTGAAGAGACGGGGAAAACGTTTGAAGAAAATGCTCGTTTAAAAGCAGAAACAATAGCGAGTATTTTAAAACAACCTGTTTTAGCGGATGATTCAGGGTTGATCGTTGATGCATTAGATGGTATGCCTGGGATTTTCTCAGCGCGATTTGCTGGGGAACCCACAAATAATGCTGCTAACAATGCAAAACTACTTCACGAATTAACAGGAGTACCACAAGAAAAAAGAACAGCGACATTTCATTGTACACTTGTTTTTGCTGCTCCAGATAAAAATAGCTTAGTGGTAGAAGGCGATTGGGCAGGTGAAATCGGGACTATTCCTCGCGGCGATCACGGATTTGGTTACGACCCTTTATTTTTCATACCAGAAGAACAAAAAACGGCGGCTGAACTTTCAGATGATCGAAAAAATGAAATCAGTCATAGAGGAAAAGCTGTTGCGAAATTAAAAGATCAGTGGGAAAATTGGTTGAAAAATTAG
- a CDS encoding metallophosphoesterase — protein MKYLVVSDNHGDRDILVDLTETYRGKVDKMFHCGDSELEPTDSLWNDFIVVKGNCDYDPDFPNVIVEKSGTDIIFMTHGHLSNVRTGLTSLALQAAEVNANIVLFGHTHEIGCEVRANVLYLNPGSISQPRGPIQLKSYAIIESTPEQLIVQYYGREHQPYKELHFVFNKN, from the coding sequence ATGAAGTATCTAGTGGTAAGTGATAATCATGGTGATCGTGACATATTAGTTGATTTGACAGAAACATATCGAGGCAAAGTAGATAAAATGTTCCATTGTGGCGATTCAGAATTAGAACCGACGGATAGCTTGTGGAATGATTTTATTGTCGTTAAAGGAAACTGCGATTATGATCCTGATTTCCCAAACGTTATAGTAGAAAAAAGTGGAACAGATATTATTTTTATGACACATGGACATTTATCTAATGTACGAACAGGCCTGACTTCTCTAGCTTTACAAGCTGCTGAAGTCAATGCAAATATCGTATTATTTGGTCATACACATGAGATTGGGTGTGAAGTCAGGGCAAATGTACTTTACCTGAACCCCGGCAGTATCAGTCAACCAAGAGGACCGATTCAACTAAAATCTTATGCGATCATTGAAAGTACGCCTGAGCAACTAATTGTTCAATATTATGGGCGAGAACACCAACCATATAAAGAATTGCACTTTGTGTTTAATAAAAACTAA
- the cbpB gene encoding cyclic-di-AMP-binding protein CbpB, with translation MIGTAVKELLLEKQETFLIPAENVANVMCLNPLSHALLVLSQVKYSKIPVLDKGDRFVGLISLSDVVDKMFDITSVDFDKLKDFTVADVMEVNVPVIGEKWELEDVLHLLVDAAFLPVVDDNQCFKGIITRKELLKAINHMAHELERKNIILPKSDGETMEMKVI, from the coding sequence ATGATTGGAACTGCTGTAAAAGAATTATTATTAGAAAAACAAGAAACGTTTTTGATACCAGCGGAAAATGTGGCAAATGTAATGTGTTTAAATCCGCTAAGTCATGCTCTACTAGTCTTATCACAAGTGAAATATTCAAAAATCCCTGTTTTAGATAAAGGCGATCGTTTTGTCGGGTTGATTAGTCTATCTGATGTTGTCGATAAAATGTTCGATATTACATCTGTTGATTTTGATAAATTAAAAGACTTTACTGTAGCAGATGTGATGGAAGTCAATGTTCCTGTAATAGGCGAAAAATGGGAATTAGAAGACGTTCTTCATTTATTGGTAGACGCGGCATTTTTACCAGTAGTAGATGATAATCAATGTTTTAAAGGGATCATCACGCGCAAAGAATTGTTAAAGGCAATTAATCACATGGCTCATGAATTAGAGCGAAAGAATATTATTTTACCGAAATCTGATGGAGAAACGATGGAGATGAAAGTGATTTGA
- the dapD gene encoding 2,3,4,5-tetrahydropyridine-2,6-dicarboxylate N-acetyltransferase, giving the protein MDAYEIIHYIGNAEKKTPVKVTLKGKLKEVTFPEDIQAFTNCKTGTLFGEWKVIKEFLEKNKENIIDYVIENDSRNSAIPMLDVKEINARIEPGSIIRDQVEIGDNAVIMMGAVINIGAVIGEGSMIDMGAILGGRATVGKNCHIGAGTVLAGVIEPPSAEPVVIEDNVLIGANAVVLEGIRVGEGAVVAAGAIVVDDVAPFTVVAGVPAKKIKDIDAKTKSKTNMMEELRKL; this is encoded by the coding sequence ATGGACGCATATGAAATTATTCATTATATCGGGAATGCTGAAAAAAAAACACCAGTGAAAGTTACCTTGAAAGGTAAACTCAAAGAAGTGACCTTTCCTGAGGACATTCAAGCTTTTACTAATTGTAAGACTGGAACCTTATTCGGTGAATGGAAGGTCATCAAAGAGTTTCTTGAAAAAAATAAAGAGAACATTATCGATTATGTTATTGAAAATGATTCGAGAAACTCTGCAATTCCGATGCTGGATGTAAAAGAAATCAACGCTCGTATTGAACCAGGATCTATAATCAGAGATCAAGTTGAGATCGGTGATAATGCTGTAATCATGATGGGAGCCGTGATCAATATCGGCGCTGTGATCGGTGAAGGGTCAATGATCGATATGGGTGCAATTTTAGGCGGACGAGCTACTGTTGGTAAAAATTGTCATATCGGTGCAGGAACTGTTTTGGCAGGTGTTATTGAACCGCCAAGCGCGGAGCCAGTTGTTATCGAAGATAATGTGTTGATTGGTGCGAATGCTGTTGTTCTAGAAGGGATTAGAGTAGGTGAAGGTGCTGTTGTTGCAGCTGGAGCAATCGTTGTTGATGATGTAGCACCTTTTACTGTAGTTGCGGGTGTACCAGCTAAAAAGATAAAAGATATTGATGCAAAAACAAAAAGCAAAACAAACATGATGGAAGAACTACGTAAACTATAA
- a CDS encoding efflux RND transporter periplasmic adaptor subunit — translation MKNKKMKLIIGSILIGVSVGSYFLFFSSSKKVEPSYSAFTLNELDPLLLKGEVKATQTEDIFYDQTLGTITDIPVKHEQEVKNGEVLLNYLNGEAQTRADQQQRTVNKSSLSAQQAAQNLSRAQARYNEAQASLNQSKADFDREVDPDKKEELKGKIEQQQTEVTGFNNEAIQAQQALDLAYTEVNDESAALESEKGKVTSTINATIDGVAMVNEAGKKSLDQPLIQVLSKEKQTKGTVTEYDLNKLKIGQEVSVTSIGSNQTAQGKISSINQLPKSKNGSDSEIPTYEFIVDGDFPWAYGSSVQVSLPQPQLVLPEKSIVTKENKTFVFVYKNGRAVKTDVKIVDINGSKIVESGVSKGNKIIGNPNEALKDNAEVQVVEND, via the coding sequence ATGAAAAACAAAAAGATGAAATTAATTATTGGCAGTATTTTGATTGGAGTAAGCGTGGGAAGCTATTTTCTCTTTTTTTCCTCCTCAAAAAAAGTTGAACCTAGTTATAGTGCTTTTACTTTAAATGAATTAGATCCACTCCTATTGAAAGGAGAAGTTAAAGCAACCCAAACCGAAGATATCTTTTATGATCAGACCTTGGGAACCATTACGGATATTCCAGTTAAACATGAACAAGAAGTTAAAAATGGAGAGGTTCTTCTTAATTACTTAAATGGTGAGGCTCAGACTAGAGCAGATCAACAACAGCGCACTGTAAATAAAAGCAGCTTATCGGCTCAGCAAGCAGCTCAAAATTTAAGCAGAGCACAAGCCCGTTATAATGAAGCACAGGCAAGTTTGAATCAAAGTAAAGCTGATTTTGACCGAGAAGTTGACCCTGATAAAAAAGAAGAACTAAAAGGAAAAATCGAACAGCAACAAACAGAAGTAACGGGTTTCAATAATGAAGCGATTCAGGCACAACAAGCATTAGATCTTGCTTATACAGAAGTTAACGATGAATCAGCAGCATTAGAATCAGAAAAAGGGAAAGTAACATCAACCATAAACGCAACAATCGATGGTGTAGCGATGGTCAATGAAGCTGGAAAAAAATCATTGGATCAGCCTTTGATACAAGTGTTGAGTAAGGAGAAGCAAACCAAAGGAACGGTTACAGAGTATGATTTAAACAAACTAAAGATTGGACAAGAAGTCAGTGTGACATCCATCGGCTCCAACCAGACTGCACAAGGGAAAATCAGCAGCATCAACCAATTACCTAAATCAAAAAATGGCAGTGATTCAGAGATTCCAACTTATGAGTTTATTGTAGATGGAGATTTCCCATGGGCATATGGCTCATCTGTACAAGTCTCATTACCACAACCGCAATTGGTTTTACCTGAGAAATCTATCGTCACGAAAGAAAATAAAACGTTTGTTTTCGTTTATAAAAATGGACGAGCCGTTAAAACTGATGTAAAAATAGTTGATATAAATGGTTCTAAAATTGTGGAGTCAGGCGTTTCAAAAGGGAACAAAATCATCGGAAACCCAAATGAAGCCTTAAAAGATAATGCAGAAGTGCAGGTGGTCGAAAATGATTAA